One window of the Periophthalmus magnuspinnatus isolate fPerMag1 chromosome 6, fPerMag1.2.pri, whole genome shotgun sequence genome contains the following:
- the si:ch211-194m7.5 gene encoding olfactomedin-4: MKPTLLLSLCALVTLSLQSRSPESCECELSSTQPFPHDKLNTSEKNVEDCNNNVSPQKALELETLLLGLERRLPQLEADISELERDDDGQLYGVLALYVIQNELTEIRLLMEKLNTTMTMHRQQARDTAEQISAIRAELQELETYDTLQVVKRDQTNQRLKRDLDQCRKGQDPIAPPTLPPHGSCPHGRFQNVSGPRIFTPGEYPGSFKYGAWGRDPKPVAGKENWHWYVPLVSSNRFAHYVRLYSTLSSLVVGVSVPGNVIIHASNPATNTVQGPNVVMYAGALYYNCYNLDAVCRFNLTSKTVTNVPLPKGTRFNSKGNFCNLEECFPFTDLDLATDESGVWVVYTTTQDHGNLVLSRVEEGTEGLQLGQTWYTSVYKQAVTNTFMVCGVLYATRSISKDTEEIFYSYDTATGQEKFNIGIYFKKLFPNIYSLNYSPVDQMLHSYAEANMVSYKVVFV; the protein is encoded by the exons ATGAAGCCGACCCTGCTGCTGTCTTTATGTGCTCTTGTCACGCTGTCTCTACAG TCCCGAAGTCCAGAGAGCTGTGAGTGTGAGCTATCCAGCACTCAGCCCTTTCCTCATGACAAACTGAACACATCCGAGAAGAATGTGGAAGATTGTAACAACAACGTCAGTCCACAAAAG GCACTGGAGCTGGAAACCCTTCTGTTGGGCTTGGAGCGACGCCTGCCCCAGCTGGAGGCGGACATATCTGAGCTGGAGAGGGACGATGACGGACAGCTCTACGGGGTCCTGGCTCTTTATGTCATCCAGAATGAACTCACTGAGATCAGACTGCTCATGGAGAAGCTCAACACCACCATGACGATGCACAGACAACAGGCCCGGGACACCGCAGAACAG ATCAGTGCCATCAGAGCCGAGCTTCAGGAGCTGGAGACCTACGACACTCTGCAGGTGGTCAAAAGAGACCAGACCAACCAGCGGCTCAAGAGGGACCTGGACCAGTGTAGGAAAGGACAGGACCCCATAGCACCGCCCACTTTGCCCCCACATG GGTCATGTCCACATGGGCGCTTCCAGAATGTGTCTGGACCACGGATCTTCACCCCAGGAGAGTATCCAGGGAGCTTCAAGTATGGAGCTTGGGGCCGAGATCCAAAACCTGTAGCGGGGAAGGAGAACTGGCACTGGTATGTCCCACTGGTCTCCAGCAACAGATTCGCCCACTACGTGCGCCTGTACTCCACCCTCAGCTCTCTGGTGGTGGGCGTCAGCGTGCCCG GTAATGTCATTATCCACGCATCCAACCCCGCCACCAACACAGTGCAGGGGCCCAATGTGGTCATGTATGCAGGCGCTCTgtactacaactgctacaactTGGACGCGGTGTGTCGATTCAACCTTACCAGCAAAACTGTGACTAATGTGCCGCTACCCAAAGGAACCAG GTTCAACTCTAAAGGTAACTTCTGCAACCTGGAAGAGTGTTTCCCATTCACAGACTTGGACTTGGCCACGGATGAGTCTGGGGTGTGGGTCGTCTACACCACAACCCAGGATCATGGGAACCTGGTGCTGTCCAGAgtggaggaggggacagaggggctGCAGCTGGGACAGACATGGTACACCTCGGTGTACAAGCAGGCCGTCACCAACACCTTCATGGTCTGTGGGGTGCTGTATGCCACACGCTCAATCAGTAAAGACACAGAGGAAATCTTCTACTCTTATGACACAGCCACAGGACAGGAGAAGTTCAACATTGGCATCTATTTCAAAAAGCTGTTCCCCAATATATATTCTCTGAACTACAGCCCTGTGGACCAGATGCTCCACTCATATGCCGAAGCCAACATGGTGTcctataaagttgtttttgtatag
- the LOC117372705 gene encoding olfactomedin-like, protein MTLQLLLLLLPLVGGERVMGVKEKGACVCSVDSELWGFPVQQYENIQQLLQSCEDSLQSLNQQVLLSSDRLPHIQSLVANVTARLQPHQYLQYKGLYSTLGLRQLSTEINQLEGHVSVVHSQLNNKHTQALTKEVEKLRQNVSQMKMTDDINLQTLKEQVRYLKNRVESCKSIPNDFRAQHEHCTKGLVKNISEAVVTKISPYGKTYISGSWGKQALQNGGEDEEQDRYWVQPLVSSHIWGNVLRVYPTYDDFMASINHKDYTFAPAHTHPNSIEGPSAVLYGKALYYHCYKSEDICRYDLANNNVKRVKLPGIGVGNNNKFPYCYYDCRTHSDIDLEADETGLWAIYATMGNHGNIVVSRLMWDSESETLNVTQTWETRVFKKAVTNAFMVCGVLYVTRYNSDYREEVFYAFDTMTGREDSTLSLPLEKVAKGVASLSYNPTDRKIYMYNDGYLLAYEARFY, encoded by the exons ATGACGCTACAGCTGCTTCTGCTACTCCTACCATTG GTGGGCGGTGAGCGGGTGATGGGGGTGAAGGAGAAGGGAgcgtgtgtgtgctctgtggactCTGAGCTTTGGGGGTTCCCTGTGCAGCAGTATGAGAACATCCAGCAGCTGCTCCAGTCCTGTGAGGACTCACTGCAGAGCCTCAACCAACAG GTGCTGCTGTCCAGTGATCGTCTGCCCCACATCCAGTCTCTGGTGGCTAATGTGACGGCCCGTCTGCAGCCACATCAGTACCTCCAGTACAAAGGTCTGTACTCGACTCTGGGTCTGCGCCAGCTCAGTACCGAGATCAACCAGCTGGAGGGGCATGTGAGCGTAGTGCACAGCCAGctcaacaacaaacacacacaggcactcACTAAAGAG GTTGAGAAACTTCGTCAAAATGTGAGCCAAATGAAGATGACGGATGACATCAACTTGCAGACATTGAAAGAGCAAGTGCGCTATCTGAAGAATAGAGTCGAGTCCTGTAAATCTATTCCCAATGACTTCAGAG CTCAACATGAACACTGCACCAAAGGTTTGGTCAAGAACATCAGTGAAGCAGTGGTGACGAAGATCAGCCCGTACGGAAAGACCTACATTTCAGGCTCGTGGGGTAAACAGGCTCTGCAGAACGGTGGGGAAGATGAGGAGCAGGACAGGTACTGGGTGCAGCCCCTGGTCAGCAGCCACATCTGGGGCAATGTTCTGCGAGTCTATCCAACCTATGACGACTTTATGGCCTCCATCAACCACAAAGACTACACCTTTGCCCCGGCCCATACCCACCCCAACTCCATAGAGGGTCCCAGTGCTGTGCTGTATGGCAAGGCACtttactaccactgctacaaATCAGAAGACATTTGTCGATATGATCTGGCCAATAATAACGTAAAAAGGGTGAAACTTCCTGGTATTGGGGTTGGCAATAATAACAAGTTCCCATACTGTTACTACGACTGCCGCACCCACAGTGACATAGACTTAGAGGCAGATGAAACTGGTTTGTGGGCTATCTATGCAACAATGGGTAACCATGGCAACATTGTAGTTAGTCGGCTCATGTGGGATAGTGAGAGCGAGACTTTGAATGTAACCCAGACATGGGAGACAAGGGTGTTTAAGAAGGCAGTGACCAATGCATTCATGGTGTGTGGTGTGCTATATGTAACCAGGTACAACAGTGACTACCGAGAAGAGGTGTTTTATGCATTTGATACAATGACAGGACGAGAGGACAGCACTCTATCACTGCCTCTGGAGAAGGTAGCAAAGGGCGTGGCTAGTCTGAGCTACAACCCCACAGACAGAAAGATCTACATGTATAATGATGGGTATCTCCTAGCTTACGAGGCTAGGTTTTACTGA